The Prinia subflava isolate CZ2003 ecotype Zambia chromosome 5, Cam_Psub_1.2, whole genome shotgun sequence genome window below encodes:
- the SLC10A1 gene encoding hepatic sodium/bile acid cotransporter → MNKTKGAFDSPGCTWQSSTFLTSLAPLFAFGQQAIDTALNVILIVVLLIITVSLGCTMDIAKITTRLRRPKGVAIAIMAQYSIMPLTASILGKLFQLGTSESLAILICSCCPGGNLPNIFSLALRGDMNLSAVITACSMVLAIGLMPLLLYLYSGGLHEGDLEGKVPYKGIITSLVLVLIPCAIGIILNEKKPQYTGLITKAGMAMLLLSSAAIILLSVASMGSCIMVVFSPSLLGTSALMPLTGFLLGYAVSAAFKLDDRCRWTVCMQTCCQNVQLCSTILKVTFAPEIIGPLYFFPLLHLLFQLGEGFLLILVFRIHDRIKQANGKCSLAPLFLLFSTLSHRRSQYN, encoded by the exons ATGAACAAGACCAAGGGAGCTTTTGATAGCCCAGGCTGcacctggcagagcagcacctTCCTAACCAGTCTGGCACCACTGTTTGCATTTGGACAGCAGGCTATAGACACAGCCCTGAATGTAATCCTTATCGTGGTCCTCCTCATCATCACCGTGTCTCTGGGATGTACAATGGACATAGCCAAGATCACAACTCGCCTCAGGAGACCTAAAGGTGTGGCAATAGCCATCATGGCTCAGTACAGCATCATGCCCTTGACAGCATCCATACTGGGCAAGCTCTTCCAGCTGGGCACATCAGAGTCCCTGGCCATCCtcatctgcagctgctgcccagggggaAACCTGCCCAACATCTTTAGCCTGGCACTGAGAGGGGACATGAATCTCAG TGCTGTAATAACTGCATGCTCCATGGTCCTGGCCATCGGATTAATGCCACTGCTTCTGTACCTTTACTCGGGAGGACTACATGAGGGTGATTTGGAGGGCAAGGTACCTTACAAAGGAATAATCACCTCCCTGGTGCTGGTGCTAATCCCCTGTGCCATTGGCATCATCTTGAATGAGAAGAAACCACAGTACACTGGCCTTATCACCAAG GCAGGGATGGCTATGCTTCTGCTGTCATCTGCTGCTATAATTCTTCTGTCCGTGGCCAGTATGGGAAGCTGTATCATGGTTGTCTTCTCACCATCTCTGCTGGGGACTTCTGCCTTAATGCCCCTTACTGGATTCCTGCTGGGCTACGCTGTCTCTGCAGCCTTCAAGCTCGATGACCG GTGCAGGTGGACAGTGTGCATGCAGACCTGCTGCCAGAACGTACAGCTTTGCTCAACTATCCTCAAGGTCACCTTCGCCCCAGAGATCATTGGCCCCCTGTACTTCTTCCCACTACTCCAcctgctgttccagcttggAGAAGGATTTCTCCTCATCCTGGTCTTTCGGATCCATGACAGAATAAAGCAAGCCAACGGCAAGTGCAGCCTTGCTcctttatttcttctattttccaCGCTAAGCCATAGACGCTCACAATATAACTAA